A single window of Thalassomonas viridans DNA harbors:
- a CDS encoding SDR family oxidoreductase yields the protein MKLSDARVVITGATGGIAQSTVYLLAERGACLLLVGRNSDKLIALVKHLGSEHSWLSADISTARGRADVMLEAQRFGANMLVNNAGISEFNEFAQFSDARLTEAMNVNLLAPMCLTRSFLYELGDSAKVVLNVGSALGSIGYPYYSSYCATKFGLRGFTESLQRELTGSPHKVLYFAPRATDTSINSEAVKQMNRALGSKTDSPAAVAEALVKQLEQESKRVFIGWPEKLFTRLNGLWPEVVDNAISKKFTKIQKFVKMVNS from the coding sequence ATGAAGTTATCTGATGCCAGAGTGGTGATCACCGGGGCTACCGGAGGCATTGCCCAATCGACGGTTTATTTGCTGGCCGAGCGCGGGGCGTGCCTGCTGCTGGTAGGTAGGAACAGCGATAAGCTAATTGCCCTGGTAAAGCATTTGGGCAGTGAACATTCCTGGCTCAGCGCCGACATCAGTACCGCCCGGGGACGCGCCGATGTCATGCTCGAAGCGCAGAGGTTCGGCGCAAATATGCTGGTTAACAACGCCGGTATCAGTGAGTTTAATGAGTTTGCCCAGTTCTCTGATGCCAGGTTAACCGAGGCCATGAATGTCAACCTGCTGGCGCCCATGTGCCTGACCCGGTCGTTTCTGTACGAGCTCGGAGACAGCGCCAAAGTGGTGCTCAATGTCGGCTCGGCGCTGGGCAGCATAGGTTATCCCTATTACTCCAGCTATTGCGCCACTAAGTTCGGCTTAAGGGGTTTTACCGAATCGCTGCAACGGGAACTGACCGGCTCGCCGCATAAGGTGTTGTACTTCGCTCCCAGGGCGACCGATACCAGCATCAACTCCGAGGCGGTCAAGCAAATGAACCGGGCGCTCGGCAGTAAAACCGATAGTCCGGCAGCGGTGGCTGAGGCTCTGGTAAAACAGCTGGAGCAGGAAAGTAAACGGGTATTTATCGGCTGGCCGGAGAAATTGTTCACCCGCCTTAATGGCCTCTGGCCTGAGGTGGTCGATAACGCAATATCCAAGAAATTCACGAAAATTCAAAAGTTTGTAAAAATGGTTAACAGTTGA
- a CDS encoding substrate-binding periplasmic protein — protein MPPFPPFALKNSSILCQGISKRILNLIGHQANIHFQYKDYPYARILHSLTAGSLDVALIFKNESVKDVVQYIGPVARSKVVVLSRHPQQLKQYQDLQKLNAIAVIRKAQFEAKFDRDEGLNKVSVENYLQGVNMFNAGRVDAVVGSKEGLEYAMLQLDHDTGLLEQAFYLGDKTWWLHVSEQSQAQVLAPVLQQAVERLPQTDRIYELFEREKSNGCYDLARNKTG, from the coding sequence GTGCCGCCTTTCCCGCCATTTGCATTAAAAAATTCCAGCATCTTATGTCAGGGGATTTCGAAGCGGATCCTTAACCTTATCGGCCATCAGGCTAACATTCATTTTCAATATAAAGATTATCCCTATGCCAGAATTTTACATTCATTAACGGCCGGTAGCCTGGACGTAGCGCTTATTTTTAAAAATGAGTCTGTTAAAGATGTTGTGCAATATATTGGACCGGTGGCCCGCTCAAAAGTTGTTGTTTTGTCCCGTCATCCTCAACAATTAAAGCAATACCAGGATCTGCAAAAGCTTAATGCTATCGCCGTGATCCGAAAAGCCCAGTTTGAAGCAAAATTTGACCGTGATGAAGGTTTGAATAAAGTAAGCGTGGAGAATTACCTTCAGGGGGTAAATATGTTTAATGCCGGGCGGGTGGATGCCGTGGTTGGCTCGAAGGAAGGGCTGGAATACGCCATGCTCCAGCTTGATCATGATACTGGCTTGTTAGAGCAGGCTTTTTACCTGGGGGATAAAACCTGGTGGCTGCATGTATCGGAACAGTCGCAGGCACAAGTACTGGCGCCCGTGTTGCAGCAGGCGGTTGAACGTTTACCGCAAACCGACCGGATTTATGAGTTATTTGAGCGCGAGAAAAGCAACGGTTGTTACGATTTAGCCAGGAATAAGACTGGGTAA
- a CDS encoding response regulator transcription factor: MRILLVEDDMPLAQGLQQSLRHEGFVVNHVNNGQLALNALAVPDQDMVILDLGLPDMDGLAVLKKLRNNKTDIPVIILTARDSVEHKVKGLDFGADDYLAKPFDIHELLARLRVIERRLGTAKTSVIRLGPVQLDIAAHKVSVDEQDINLSKKEYMVLKALMENAGRIQSREQIESRLYDWGEEVASNAVEVHVHNLRKKLPEKFIQTVRGVGYTVNKT, translated from the coding sequence ATGCGCATTTTATTAGTAGAAGACGATATGCCGCTGGCCCAGGGGTTACAGCAATCTCTGCGCCATGAAGGCTTTGTGGTGAACCATGTTAATAACGGCCAGCTGGCGCTTAATGCGCTGGCGGTGCCGGATCAGGACATGGTGATCCTCGACCTTGGCCTGCCGGATATGGACGGCCTGGCGGTACTGAAAAAACTGAGAAACAACAAAACCGATATTCCGGTGATTATTTTAACCGCCCGGGATTCCGTTGAGCATAAGGTCAAGGGGCTGGATTTCGGTGCAGATGATTACCTGGCCAAGCCTTTTGATATCCATGAGTTGCTGGCACGGCTTAGGGTGATTGAACGCCGCCTGGGCACGGCTAAAACCTCAGTGATCCGGCTGGGGCCGGTGCAGCTGGATATTGCCGCCCATAAAGTATCGGTGGACGAGCAGGATATCAACCTGTCGAAAAAGGAATATATGGTGCTTAAAGCGCTGATGGAAAACGCTGGCCGCATCCAGTCACGCGAGCAGATAGAATCGCGGTTATACGACTGGGGGGAAGAGGTTGCCAGCAATGCGGTTGAAGTCCATGTACATAACCTGCGCAAGAAATTACCGGAGAAGTTTATCCAGACGGTACGGGGTGTGGGTTATACGGTGAACAAAACCTGA
- a CDS encoding ATP-binding protein produces the protein MSIRRYLVLILLSVITLVTFIAAIEGYNASMQKASSIFDAELKIVANTLIAIEAPSGEQNENLLNTGVDSNLAFQLWQGGELVLKSHNAPDTRMSPKNSGFSENNFLGQRWRTYVKGSADVKDSANVKASEGVNTSENKDRMVIIAQPVQRRFELAEDVILSAVLPIILAMPLLALFISLTIRQALKPLMHLTKELKGKKTNDLSQLQTHAQTRELEPVISTLNHLFERLSGAFERERHFASDAAHELRTPLSVLKINVHNVRNELGHESEAMTHLTESVDRMAHVVDQILMLNRTSPEQISLDSTAVNFTALIQQTISDLYPEIAQREQTISLESEEQIIQGNEFSLRILIQNLISNASKYTPSGGAIQVSTIKAGQQLVLVVEDSGPGIKPEEYQRVFNRFYRVGGDQHNSKIIGCGLGLSIVKHIALLHNAAIELSQSPELKGLKVSVSFTQENNNGLPAANRANKNGNHLLPEDCNG, from the coding sequence ATGTCTATCCGCCGTTATTTGGTGCTGATCCTGCTGTCTGTGATCACCCTGGTGACCTTTATCGCCGCTATCGAGGGATATAATGCCAGTATGCAAAAGGCGTCGAGTATTTTCGATGCCGAGCTGAAAATAGTGGCCAATACCTTGATAGCAATAGAAGCCCCTTCGGGGGAGCAGAATGAAAACCTGCTGAATACCGGCGTTGACAGCAATCTTGCCTTTCAGCTGTGGCAGGGCGGGGAGCTAGTGCTGAAAAGCCATAATGCCCCCGACACCCGTATGAGCCCGAAAAACAGCGGCTTTAGTGAGAATAACTTTCTCGGCCAGCGCTGGCGTACTTATGTTAAAGGCTCTGCAGATGTTAAGGACTCCGCAAATGTTAAAGCTTCAGAAGGTGTTAATACTTCAGAAAATAAGGACCGTATGGTGATTATTGCCCAGCCGGTGCAAAGGCGTTTTGAACTGGCAGAAGACGTTATTTTATCGGCGGTGTTGCCTATTATCCTGGCAATGCCGCTGCTGGCCCTGTTTATCTCCCTCACCATACGTCAGGCGCTAAAACCCCTGATGCATTTAACCAAAGAATTAAAAGGTAAAAAAACAAACGATCTCAGCCAGCTGCAAACCCATGCCCAAACCCGGGAGCTAGAGCCTGTGATCAGCACCTTAAACCATTTGTTTGAACGCCTGAGCGGGGCATTTGAGCGGGAAAGGCATTTTGCTTCGGACGCTGCCCATGAGCTGAGAACGCCGCTGAGCGTACTGAAAATCAATGTCCATAATGTCAGAAATGAACTTGGCCATGAAAGCGAGGCGATGACGCACCTGACCGAGAGCGTTGACCGCATGGCGCATGTGGTGGATCAAATCTTAATGCTCAACCGCACCAGTCCTGAGCAGATCAGCCTGGACAGTACGGCTGTCAATTTTACCGCCCTTATTCAGCAAACCATCAGTGACCTGTATCCGGAAATCGCCCAGCGCGAGCAAACCATTTCGTTGGAAAGCGAAGAACAAATCATTCAGGGCAACGAGTTTTCCCTGCGCATTTTGATCCAAAACCTGATCTCCAATGCCAGCAAATATACCCCGAGCGGCGGGGCCATCCAGGTCAGCACAATAAAGGCAGGACAGCAGTTGGTGCTGGTGGTGGAAGACTCAGGCCCCGGCATAAAACCCGAGGAATATCAAAGGGTCTTCAACCGTTTTTACCGGGTTGGCGGCGACCAGCATAACTCAAAAATAATCGGCTGCGGCTTAGGTTTATCCATAGTAAAACATATCGCATTACTGCATAATGCCGCCATCGAATTGTCTCAATCCCCCGAACTTAAGGGGTTAAAGGTTAGCGTGAGCTTTACACAAGAGAATAATAATGGGTTGCCGGCTGCCAACCGGGCAAATAAAAACGGAAATCACCTTTTGCCAGAGGACTGCAATGGATAA
- a CDS encoding DUF2268 domain-containing putative Zn-dependent protease (predicted Zn-dependent protease with a strongly conserved HExxH motif), which produces MNSKALSPQLLKSRYLNHDTPGLRIFKARIKNEQSLAQAVDKHNKLYERAINVCLPAALDVSDQANDIIEQVGAYLGTANDIPVSIIFAANNTGGTANAGGIALALEVICQQAETPEQAREVILSYIAHETVHVFQYRLSKRKDFNFTLLELSLIEGAADFIANEATGHGDILEMDRSHYGKLHEARLWAEFSPVMNQMKYAPWMYSVPEDGRPNDLGYWVGKQIAAAYVRQSQNKASALHKLLVLEDAVEIVEESGYNPKQLK; this is translated from the coding sequence TTGAACTCAAAAGCGCTGTCGCCTCAATTATTGAAAAGCCGTTATTTAAACCATGACACACCGGGACTCAGGATTTTTAAGGCCAGAATTAAAAATGAACAAAGCCTGGCCCAAGCTGTTGATAAGCACAATAAACTATATGAAAGAGCCATTAACGTTTGTTTACCAGCGGCGCTTGATGTCAGTGATCAGGCTAATGATATCATTGAGCAGGTAGGTGCATATCTCGGTACTGCAAATGATATACCTGTCTCGATTATTTTTGCTGCCAACAATACCGGTGGTACGGCGAATGCCGGGGGGATTGCCCTTGCCCTGGAAGTAATTTGCCAGCAGGCAGAAACACCAGAGCAGGCCAGGGAAGTTATTTTAAGTTATATCGCCCATGAAACTGTGCATGTATTTCAATACCGGCTCAGCAAGAGAAAAGATTTTAATTTTACCTTACTGGAATTATCCCTGATAGAAGGTGCTGCTGATTTTATTGCAAATGAAGCCACAGGGCATGGCGATATACTTGAAATGGATCGGAGCCATTATGGCAAGCTTCATGAAGCCAGGTTATGGGCTGAGTTTTCTCCTGTGATGAATCAAATGAAATATGCCCCCTGGATGTACAGTGTGCCGGAAGACGGCCGGCCTAACGATCTTGGTTACTGGGTTGGTAAACAAATAGCCGCGGCCTATGTTCGGCAAAGCCAAAATAAAGCTTCGGCGCTGCATAAATTGCTGGTGCTTGAGGATGCCGTTGAAATTGTAGAAGAAAGCGGCTATAACCCTAAACAATTGAAGTAA
- a CDS encoding TenA family transcriptional regulator encodes MMNFFQRLKEETISEQSYLLSAPIISRCMKGDICLDDYVAFLKEAYHHVKHTTPLLMNVGARLTEEKEWLREAVAEYIEEELGHQEWILNDIAACGYDKEEARASEPNFETEIMVAYTYDAINRKSPLTFFGLVHVLEGTSIAMADSVAKTVGDNIGLPKKAFSYLTSHGAIDIEHVKFFETLMNKITDEEEQALIIKAAKRFYTLYGNILRGLQPAHGVPAAA; translated from the coding sequence ATTATGAACTTTTTCCAGCGTTTAAAAGAAGAAACCATCTCAGAGCAAAGCTATTTATTGTCTGCCCCTATCATCAGTCGCTGCATGAAGGGGGATATCTGCCTGGATGATTATGTCGCCTTTTTAAAAGAGGCCTATCACCACGTTAAACACACCACGCCGCTGCTGATGAATGTCGGCGCCAGGTTAACGGAAGAAAAAGAGTGGCTGCGTGAAGCCGTGGCGGAATATATCGAAGAAGAGCTGGGCCACCAGGAATGGATTTTAAATGATATCGCCGCCTGTGGTTACGACAAGGAAGAGGCGCGGGCCAGCGAGCCGAATTTCGAAACCGAGATCATGGTGGCCTATACCTATGACGCCATCAACCGTAAAAGCCCGCTGACGTTTTTTGGCCTGGTACATGTGCTGGAAGGCACCAGTATCGCCATGGCCGACAGCGTTGCCAAAACCGTCGGCGATAATATCGGCCTGCCGAAAAAGGCTTTTTCCTATTTAACTTCTCACGGGGCGATCGATATTGAGCATGTGAAGTTTTTTGAAACCCTGATGAACAAGATCACAGACGAAGAGGAGCAGGCGCTTATCATCAAGGCCGCCAAACGTTTTTACACCTTATACGGCAATATTCTTCGCGGATTGCAACCTGCCCACGGCGTGCCGGCGGCCGCTTAG
- the hinT gene encoding purine nucleoside phosphoramidase — protein sequence MAEETIFSKIIRQEIPTELLFQDDLVTAFRDISPRAPSHILIVPNKLIPTVNDVTEDDELALGRMITVAKKLAKEEGIDENGYRLIMNCNKHGGQEVYHIHMHLLGGQPLGPMLAY from the coding sequence ATGGCCGAAGAAACCATTTTCTCAAAAATCATCCGCCAGGAAATTCCCACCGAATTATTATTTCAGGATGATCTGGTAACGGCATTTCGTGATATTTCTCCCCGCGCGCCCAGCCATATCTTGATAGTGCCTAATAAACTGATCCCGACGGTAAACGATGTTACCGAAGATGATGAATTGGCTTTAGGACGTATGATCACTGTTGCTAAAAAGCTGGCTAAGGAAGAGGGCATAGATGAAAACGGTTACCGTCTGATTATGAACTGCAACAAGCACGGCGGCCAGGAAGTTTACCATATTCATATGCACTTGTTAGGCGGCCAGCCGCTTGGGCCTATGCTGGCTTACTAG
- a CDS encoding helix-turn-helix domain-containing protein has translation MHILQQYLHAIGSFNSLLLGIILLIGRGPLNSNKLLAAWCFLLSIYTATPLVLFNSESVFPFYLVGWSLWAPATFGALLYLYLASSIKERRFQLRDLVFFTPFIACLLLNIDFLIATEEEINRFRAVGAEFGFSRLISQIIVFGQAFFFIGLSVKMVTSINKQASANFTSFNPQIFNILAFILFLHLGMWILELSSTLVGGSFGLTMLSDMAFVLFICFLSLFHWKSPKYFIIEEINSIDEIKQKSSDSSPELDEDARQAVFEEIKAYMENHQPYLDSDMNLPAFAEQLGLSKHLISEVINKEGGKNFHGFVNEYRINQVCSLLKSEPGHIKILDIALANGFSSKSTFNNVFKLLVGKTPSQYRNEVKQL, from the coding sequence ATGCATATTCTACAGCAATACCTCCATGCAATAGGCTCATTTAACAGCTTGTTGCTCGGTATTATCTTACTAATAGGCCGTGGGCCATTAAATTCAAATAAGCTGTTAGCTGCATGGTGTTTTCTGTTATCTATTTATACCGCCACACCTTTGGTTTTATTTAACAGTGAATCTGTGTTCCCGTTTTATTTAGTCGGCTGGAGTTTATGGGCGCCTGCGACTTTTGGCGCCTTGTTATATTTATATTTAGCCAGTTCAATAAAGGAGCGACGCTTTCAGCTACGGGATCTGGTGTTCTTTACGCCATTTATCGCTTGCCTGTTATTAAATATCGATTTTTTAATCGCAACGGAAGAAGAAATAAATCGCTTTAGGGCCGTTGGGGCTGAGTTCGGTTTTTCCCGGTTAATCTCACAAATCATCGTTTTTGGACAAGCTTTTTTCTTTATCGGGCTCAGTGTGAAAATGGTTACCTCGATTAACAAGCAGGCGAGCGCCAATTTTACGAGTTTCAACCCGCAAATCTTTAATATCTTAGCCTTCATTTTGTTTTTGCACCTTGGTATGTGGATTTTAGAACTCAGCTCTACTCTTGTGGGGGGCTCTTTTGGACTAACCATGCTGAGTGATATGGCTTTTGTTTTATTTATTTGTTTTTTATCACTTTTTCATTGGAAAAGTCCTAAGTATTTTATCATTGAGGAAATTAACTCCATTGATGAAATAAAGCAAAAGAGCAGCGACAGTTCACCTGAATTGGATGAAGACGCCAGGCAAGCCGTTTTTGAAGAAATAAAAGCCTACATGGAAAATCATCAGCCTTATTTAGACAGTGATATGAATTTGCCAGCGTTTGCGGAACAGCTTGGCTTGAGCAAACATTTAATATCGGAAGTTATCAATAAAGAGGGCGGGAAAAACTTTCATGGCTTTGTAAATGAGTACCGTATCAATCAAGTTTGCTCACTGCTTAAAAGTGAACCCGGTCATATTAAGATTCTGGATATCGCATTGGCAAACGGTTTTTCTTCCAAAAGCACGTTTAATAATGTGTTCAAACTCCTTGTCGGCAAAACCCCTAGCCAATACAGGAATGAAGTAAAACAGCTGTGA
- a CDS encoding cupredoxin domain-containing protein, whose amino-acid sequence MDKYQKGIFLLLTLCWSCASWAKRPEYKLELKDHLFYPAEIEIPAGRKVKLVIHNHDSTPEEFDSFDLNREKVIFPKKKAVIFVGPLPPGRYGFFGEYNPNTAKGTVVVTDKPDAETGDRDAN is encoded by the coding sequence ATGGATAAATATCAAAAAGGGATTTTTCTGCTGCTGACCCTGTGCTGGAGCTGCGCTTCCTGGGCCAAGCGACCTGAATATAAACTGGAGCTTAAAGATCACCTGTTTTATCCGGCAGAAATAGAGATCCCGGCGGGACGTAAGGTCAAGCTGGTGATCCATAACCACGACAGCACTCCGGAAGAATTCGACAGCTTTGACCTGAACCGGGAAAAAGTGATCTTCCCCAAGAAAAAGGCGGTAATCTTCGTTGGTCCTCTGCCGCCCGGCCGTTATGGCTTTTTCGGGGAATATAACCCCAATACCGCCAAAGGCACTGTAGTGGTAACCGATAAGCCTGATGCCGAAACCGGGGATCGCGATGCTAATTAA
- a CDS encoding tetratricopeptide repeat protein, whose translation MNRLMKNISLGLVLSLPFTANAGSVNEEIAKLQQQWAHVNYELKDDAQQQGFEKLVQQAQAVTEQYTGNAESWIWSGIIQSSFAGKKGGLGALSLAKKSKKDFEIAIELDANALNGSALMSLGVLFHKVPGWPIGFGDDDKAEELMKKALAINPKGIDGNYFYGEYLYDEGKYQQAKDYLNLALQAAPRPNRPLADKYRQEEIRQVLAKVEKRLNKGSKK comes from the coding sequence ATGAACAGATTAATGAAAAACATCAGCCTGGGCCTGGTATTAAGCCTGCCGTTCACGGCCAATGCCGGTTCCGTCAATGAAGAAATCGCTAAGCTGCAACAGCAGTGGGCCCATGTTAATTACGAGCTAAAGGACGATGCCCAGCAGCAGGGTTTTGAAAAGCTGGTGCAGCAGGCACAGGCCGTTACCGAGCAATATACCGGTAATGCCGAGTCCTGGATTTGGAGCGGCATTATCCAGTCCAGTTTTGCCGGGAAAAAAGGCGGGTTGGGCGCCTTGTCGCTGGCGAAGAAATCGAAAAAAGATTTTGAAATAGCCATAGAGCTTGACGCCAATGCCTTAAACGGTTCGGCGCTGATGAGTTTAGGTGTGTTATTTCACAAGGTGCCCGGCTGGCCGATTGGTTTCGGCGATGACGACAAAGCCGAAGAATTGATGAAAAAAGCCTTGGCTATCAACCCTAAAGGCATAGACGGTAATTACTTTTACGGCGAATATTTGTATGATGAAGGCAAATATCAACAAGCAAAAGATTATTTGAACCTGGCCTTGCAGGCGGCGCCCCGTCCCAACCGGCCACTGGCGGATAAATACCGGCAGGAAGAAATCCGCCAGGTTTTGGCTAAAGTTGAAAAGCGCCTGAACAAAGGCTCGAAAAAATAA